In Streptomyces sp. NBC_00704, a genomic segment contains:
- a CDS encoding flavin-containing monooxygenase, translating into MEDSAPRPAHQAITAANPADRPVYVIGGGPGGLATAYALRAQGVRAVVVEKADAVGASWRRHYDRLHLHTTRGLSALPGLKMPRRFGRWAARDDVVRYLEKYAEVHELEIVTGVEVSRVERTADGAGWLLRATGGRELTGSAVVVATGYNHTPYLPDWPGREGFTGELTHAGAYRDGKPYAGRDVLVVGVGNTGAEIAVDLVEHGAERVRLAVRTVPHLVRRSTAGWAAQYSGILVRRLPVALVDLICRVMARASVPDLSAHGLPRPDTGLYTRARQGAIPVQDVGLIDAVRTGRVEITAAVEGFEDGGKVVLADGTRISPDAVIAATGYVRALEELVGHLGVLDDRGRPVAHGARTAKDAPGLYFTGFTTPISGTLRELSIDAGKIAKAVRRALR; encoded by the coding sequence ATGGAAGACTCCGCACCGCGCCCGGCCCACCAGGCGATCACCGCCGCGAACCCGGCCGACCGTCCCGTCTACGTGATCGGCGGCGGTCCCGGCGGCCTCGCCACCGCGTACGCGCTGCGCGCCCAGGGCGTACGCGCGGTCGTCGTGGAGAAGGCCGACGCGGTCGGGGCGTCCTGGCGGCGGCACTACGACCGGCTGCATCTGCACACGACGCGGGGGCTGTCCGCCCTGCCGGGGCTGAAGATGCCGCGCCGGTTCGGACGGTGGGCGGCCCGCGACGACGTGGTGCGCTACCTGGAGAAGTACGCCGAGGTGCACGAGCTGGAGATCGTCACCGGCGTCGAGGTCTCCCGCGTCGAGCGCACCGCCGACGGCGCCGGGTGGCTGCTGCGCGCCACGGGCGGCCGTGAGCTGACCGGCTCGGCGGTCGTCGTCGCCACCGGCTACAACCACACCCCGTACCTGCCGGACTGGCCCGGCCGCGAGGGGTTCACCGGCGAGCTGACCCACGCCGGCGCCTACCGCGACGGCAAGCCCTACGCGGGCCGGGACGTCCTCGTCGTGGGCGTCGGCAACACCGGCGCGGAGATCGCCGTCGACCTGGTGGAGCACGGGGCGGAGCGGGTGCGGCTCGCGGTGCGCACCGTCCCGCACCTCGTGCGCCGTTCCACCGCCGGCTGGGCCGCCCAGTACAGCGGCATCCTGGTGCGCCGCCTGCCCGTCGCCCTCGTCGACCTGATCTGCCGGGTGATGGCCAGGGCGAGCGTTCCCGACCTGTCCGCGCACGGGCTGCCGCGCCCCGACACCGGTCTCTACACCCGGGCCAGGCAGGGTGCGATCCCGGTGCAGGACGTCGGCCTGATCGACGCCGTGCGCACGGGCCGGGTGGAGATCACGGCCGCCGTGGAGGGGTTCGAGGACGGCGGCAAGGTCGTGCTCGCCGACGGGACGCGGATCTCCCCGGACGCGGTGATCGCGGCCACCGGCTACGTCCGCGCCCTGGAGGAGCTGGTCGGCCACCTCGGCGTGCTCGACGACCGGGGCAGACCGGTCGCGCACGGCGCCCGCACCGCGAAGGACGCCCCCGGCCTGTACTTCACCGGCTTCACCACCCCCATCAGCGGCACCCTGCGCGAGCTGTCGATCGACGCCGGGAAGATCGCGAAGGCGGTCCGCCGCGCCCTGCGGTGA
- a CDS encoding flavin monoamine oxidase family protein encodes MASERQTAPRMSRRSLLGRTAAVAAGATALGATAAGPAAAAAREVDVAIVGAGLAGLTAARDLVAAGRTVAVLEARGRVGGRVVNLPLANGGVTEGGGEFIGPTQDRVKALADSLGVDTFPTYNTGRNLLYKDGRKTPYATDGLLGSVPPVDAAGLANAAIVQAALDDMAKTVPVDAPWTAPKAEEWDRQTFETWLRANAVVPSAKFLLDVACTSIFSAEPRELSLLFVLFYIAAAGNDSTPGTLERLTETAGGAQERRFVGGSQQVPVRLAATLGDRVVLNAPVRTIARSGEKYAVTADGVTVTARKVVVAVPPPLAARITYDPLLPAARDQLTQRLPMASVGKAIAIYDTPFWRADGLNGQVVSDTGVVSSTFDNSPPDASYGALMGFIEADEARAYDAASEAEVRAAVLKDYVTYFGPKAASPTSFVLQRWNNEAYTRGGPVSIAAPGVLTRYGRALREPVGGIHWAGTETSVHWMGFMDGAVRSGERVAAEVLAAL; translated from the coding sequence GTGGCAAGTGAACGACAGACCGCCCCCAGGATGTCCCGCCGCTCCCTGCTCGGCCGCACGGCCGCGGTGGCCGCCGGGGCCACCGCCCTCGGCGCGACCGCCGCGGGTCCGGCCGCCGCGGCCGCCCGGGAGGTGGACGTCGCGATCGTCGGCGCCGGCCTGGCCGGTCTCACCGCGGCCCGCGACCTGGTGGCCGCCGGCCGCACGGTCGCCGTCCTGGAGGCCCGCGGCCGGGTGGGCGGCCGGGTCGTCAACCTCCCCCTGGCGAACGGCGGGGTCACCGAGGGCGGCGGCGAGTTCATCGGCCCCACCCAGGACCGCGTCAAGGCGCTCGCCGACTCCCTGGGCGTCGACACCTTCCCCACCTACAACACCGGCAGGAACCTGCTCTACAAGGACGGCAGAAAGACCCCGTACGCCACCGACGGCCTCCTCGGCTCGGTCCCGCCGGTCGACGCCGCCGGCCTCGCCAACGCGGCGATCGTGCAGGCCGCGCTGGACGACATGGCCAAGACGGTCCCCGTCGACGCGCCGTGGACCGCCCCCAAGGCCGAGGAATGGGACCGGCAGACCTTCGAGACCTGGCTGCGCGCCAACGCCGTCGTCCCGTCCGCCAAGTTCCTCCTGGACGTGGCCTGCACCTCGATCTTCTCGGCCGAGCCGCGCGAACTCTCCCTGCTCTTCGTGCTGTTCTACATCGCCGCGGCCGGGAACGACTCGACCCCCGGCACGCTGGAACGCCTCACCGAGACCGCGGGCGGCGCCCAGGAGCGGCGCTTCGTCGGCGGATCCCAGCAGGTGCCGGTCAGGCTCGCCGCCACGCTCGGCGACCGGGTGGTGCTGAACGCCCCGGTGCGCACGATCGCCCGCTCCGGGGAGAAGTACGCCGTGACGGCCGACGGCGTGACCGTCACCGCCCGGAAGGTCGTCGTCGCCGTGCCCCCGCCGCTCGCCGCGCGCATCACGTACGACCCGCTGCTGCCCGCCGCCCGCGACCAGCTCACCCAGCGCCTGCCGATGGCCTCCGTCGGCAAGGCGATCGCGATCTACGACACCCCGTTCTGGCGGGCCGACGGCCTCAACGGCCAGGTGGTCAGCGACACCGGCGTGGTCAGCTCCACCTTCGACAACTCCCCGCCGGACGCCTCCTACGGCGCGCTCATGGGCTTCATCGAGGCCGACGAGGCGCGGGCGTACGACGCGGCGAGCGAGGCGGAGGTCCGGGCGGCCGTGCTGAAGGACTACGTGACGTACTTCGGCCCGAAAGCGGCCTCCCCCACGTCGTTCGTCCTGCAACGCTGGAACAACGAGGCCTACACCCGCGGCGGCCCCGTCTCCATCGCCGCGCCCGGCGTCCTGACCCGGTACGGCCGGGCCCTGCGCGAGCCCGTCGGCGGGATCCACTGGGCCGGGACCGAGACCTCCGTCCACTGGATGGGCTTCATGGACGGGGCGGTGCGCTCGGGCGAGCGGGTGGCGGCGGAGGTGCTGGCCGCGCTGTAG
- a CDS encoding acetate--CoA ligase family protein: MLGSTHGTLTTDSRRARVIACGEEPGPAVHGRPAQADDLDVSGRPLYADVPDLDRLFRPGSVAVVGASDAEGRPNTGVTRQLVGWADRVGARLHPVHPTRTSVFGLPCVASVADLPEQVDLAVLLVSDPLPVIERLAETKVRFAVVFASGFAETGAQGAAAQERLAAAVERSGMRLLGPNTNLNAFERFRDDLSGPAIALITQSGHQGRPVFALQELGVRVSHWAPTGNEADLETADFLSYFAERPEVGAIACYVEGLKDGRSFLLAADRAARRGVPVVAVKVGRTEAGARTAASHTGKLTGADEVVDAAMRQYGVIRVDGLDELQDTATLLARARPPRATGVAIYSISGGTGAHAADLATAAGLELPALSSAKQAELHQWIPAYLNVANPVDNGGHPVGDERGRKIIDAILDDPAVGVLICPVTGPFPPLSDRLVQDLVDAAERTDKLVCVVWGSPVGTEPAYREVLLGSSRVATFRTLSNCIAAVRAHLDHHRFVTGYRSPFDQAPRTPSPSYRKAQLLMRPGQQLSEHAAKQLLRAYGIRVPREQLVTSAAAAVRAAGLVGYPVVMKASGAQIAHKTELGLVKIGLTSASQVRDAYRELTDIARYEGVELDGVLVCQMVERGVEMVVGVTHDDLFGPTVTVGLGGVLVEVLRDAAVRVPPFGEDQARAMLAELRGRALLDGVRGRPPADVDALVEVVLRVQRMALELDADLAELDVNPLVVLPRGQGAVALDALAVCR; the protein is encoded by the coding sequence ATGCTTGGATCAACCCACGGCACCCTCACCACCGACTCCCGCCGGGCCCGGGTCATCGCGTGCGGCGAGGAACCCGGGCCCGCCGTCCACGGCCGGCCCGCCCAGGCGGACGACCTCGACGTCAGCGGCCGCCCGTTGTACGCGGACGTCCCCGATCTGGACCGGCTCTTCCGCCCCGGGTCCGTCGCGGTCGTCGGCGCCTCGGACGCCGAAGGACGCCCGAACACCGGTGTCACCCGGCAACTGGTGGGCTGGGCCGACCGGGTGGGGGCGCGGCTGCATCCCGTGCACCCCACCCGCACGAGCGTGTTCGGCCTGCCCTGCGTCGCGTCCGTCGCCGACCTGCCCGAGCAGGTCGACCTGGCCGTGCTGCTGGTCTCCGACCCGCTGCCGGTGATCGAGCGGCTGGCGGAGACGAAGGTGAGGTTCGCGGTCGTCTTCGCCTCCGGCTTCGCGGAGACCGGCGCGCAGGGCGCGGCCGCCCAGGAGCGGCTGGCGGCGGCGGTGGAACGTTCCGGCATGCGTCTGCTCGGCCCCAACACCAACCTCAACGCCTTCGAGCGGTTCCGCGACGACCTGAGCGGACCGGCGATCGCGCTGATCACCCAGTCCGGCCACCAGGGCCGCCCGGTGTTCGCGCTCCAGGAACTCGGCGTGCGCGTCTCGCACTGGGCGCCGACCGGCAACGAGGCCGACCTGGAGACCGCCGACTTCCTCTCCTACTTCGCCGAGCGCCCGGAGGTCGGCGCGATCGCCTGCTACGTCGAGGGCCTCAAGGACGGCCGGTCCTTCCTGCTGGCCGCCGACCGGGCCGCCCGGCGCGGGGTGCCGGTCGTCGCCGTCAAGGTGGGCCGCACCGAGGCCGGCGCCCGCACCGCCGCCTCCCACACCGGCAAGCTGACCGGCGCGGACGAGGTGGTCGACGCGGCGATGCGGCAGTACGGCGTGATCCGCGTCGACGGCCTCGACGAACTCCAGGACACGGCGACCCTGCTGGCGCGGGCCCGGCCGCCGCGGGCCACCGGCGTCGCGATCTACTCCATCTCGGGCGGCACCGGCGCCCACGCGGCCGACCTGGCCACCGCGGCGGGCCTGGAGCTGCCCGCCCTGTCGAGCGCGAAACAGGCCGAACTGCACCAGTGGATCCCCGCGTACCTGAACGTGGCCAACCCGGTCGACAACGGCGGGCATCCGGTGGGCGACGAGCGCGGCCGGAAGATCATCGACGCGATTCTCGACGACCCGGCGGTGGGCGTCCTGATCTGTCCCGTCACCGGGCCCTTCCCTCCCCTCAGCGACCGGCTGGTCCAGGACCTGGTGGACGCGGCGGAGCGGACCGACAAACTGGTGTGCGTGGTCTGGGGCTCCCCGGTGGGCACGGAACCCGCCTACCGCGAGGTCCTGCTGGGCTCCTCCCGGGTGGCCACCTTCCGCACCCTGTCCAACTGCATCGCGGCCGTCCGCGCCCACCTCGACCACCACCGCTTCGTCACCGGCTACCGCTCCCCCTTCGACCAGGCCCCGCGCACGCCCTCCCCGTCCTACCGCAAGGCGCAGCTGCTGATGCGGCCGGGCCAGCAGCTCAGCGAGCACGCGGCCAAGCAACTGCTGCGGGCGTACGGCATCCGCGTCCCGCGCGAGCAGCTGGTGACCAGCGCGGCGGCGGCCGTGCGGGCGGCGGGGCTGGTCGGCTACCCGGTGGTGATGAAGGCGTCCGGCGCGCAGATCGCCCACAAGACCGAACTGGGCCTGGTCAAGATCGGCCTGACCTCGGCCAGCCAGGTCCGCGACGCCTACCGCGAGCTGACCGACATCGCCCGCTACGAGGGCGTCGAGCTGGACGGCGTCCTGGTGTGCCAGATGGTCGAACGGGGAGTGGAGATGGTCGTGGGCGTGACCCACGACGACCTGTTCGGGCCGACGGTCACGGTCGGGCTCGGCGGGGTCCTGGTGGAGGTCCTGCGGGACGCGGCCGTGCGCGTCCCGCCCTTCGGCGAGGACCAGGCCCGCGCCATGCTGGCCGAACTGCGCGGCAGGGCACTGCTGGACGGCGTCCGCGGCCGCCCGCCGGCCGACGTCGACGCCCTCGTCGAGGTCGTCCTGCGGGTGCAGCGCATGGCCCTGGAACTCGACGCCGACCTGGCCGAACTCGACGTCAACCCCCTGGTGGTCCTGCCCCGCGGCCAGGGCGCGGTGGCCCTGGACGCGCTGGCGGTGTGCAGATGA
- a CDS encoding enoyl-CoA hydratase/isomerase family protein, with product MTGSEASVRRRTDRHVTRLTLDRPEALNALTPDGRDRLIVLLGEASADPDVRAVILTGAGRGFCAGADLRGGGARGERIAGDVARTLRLGAQRLVAAVLDCEKPVIAAVNGTAAGLGAHLALACDLVLAAESARFIEVFVRRGLVPDGGGAYLLPRLVGPQRAKELMFFGDALTAPDAERLGLVNRVVPDADLDRTAHDWAARLAAGPTRALALTKQLVNASLESDRATAFAAEAAAQEINMTTRDAQEGVASFVERRATDFHGR from the coding sequence ATGACCGGGTCCGAGGCGTCGGTGCGGCGGCGGACCGACCGCCATGTCACCCGTCTGACGCTCGACCGGCCCGAGGCCCTCAACGCCCTCACCCCCGACGGGCGCGACCGGCTGATCGTGCTTCTCGGCGAGGCATCGGCGGATCCGGATGTGCGGGCGGTGATCCTGACCGGCGCCGGCCGCGGCTTCTGCGCGGGGGCCGATCTGCGCGGCGGCGGCGCGCGCGGCGAGCGGATCGCCGGGGACGTCGCCCGCACCCTGCGCCTCGGCGCGCAGCGCCTCGTCGCCGCCGTCCTCGACTGCGAGAAACCGGTGATCGCCGCGGTGAACGGCACGGCCGCCGGCCTGGGCGCCCACCTCGCGCTCGCCTGCGACCTGGTGCTGGCGGCCGAATCGGCCCGCTTCATCGAGGTGTTCGTCCGCCGCGGCCTGGTCCCCGACGGCGGCGGCGCCTATCTGCTGCCCCGCCTGGTCGGCCCGCAGCGCGCCAAGGAGCTGATGTTCTTCGGCGACGCGCTCACCGCGCCGGACGCCGAACGCCTGGGGCTGGTCAACCGGGTCGTCCCGGACGCCGACCTGGACAGGACGGCCCACGACTGGGCGGCCCGCCTGGCCGCCGGTCCCACCCGTGCCCTGGCGCTCACCAAGCAGCTCGTCAACGCCTCCCTGGAGTCGGACCGCGCCACGGCCTTCGCCGCCGAGGCCGCCGCCCAGGAGATCAACATGACGACGAGGGACGCCCAGGAGGGCGTGGCGAGCTTCGTGGAGCGCCGGGCGACGGACTTCCACGGCCGGTGA
- a CDS encoding flavin reductase family protein, which yields MGHAGMAAAAVRYLRAGPVEPLPRPALRCVRDDERAPVDPGEFRRVLGSFASGVTVVTAPTPEGPAGFACQSFSSLSLDPPLVAFMVGRTSTTWPRIARAGVFCVNVLSARQAALCRAFAVSGADKFAGVDHDPAPVSGAPRLAGALAWIDCAIHAVHTGGDHLVVVGRVNALGTGEDADEPPLLFHRGRFL from the coding sequence ATGGGACATGCGGGAATGGCGGCCGCCGCCGTCCGATACCTCCGGGCGGGGCCGGTCGAACCGCTGCCGCGCCCCGCGCTGCGCTGCGTGCGCGACGACGAGCGGGCGCCCGTCGATCCCGGCGAGTTCCGCAGGGTGCTCGGGAGCTTCGCCTCCGGGGTGACCGTCGTGACGGCGCCGACGCCCGAGGGCCCCGCCGGCTTCGCCTGCCAGTCGTTCTCCTCGCTCTCCCTCGATCCGCCCCTGGTCGCCTTCATGGTCGGCCGCACGTCCACGACCTGGCCGCGCATCGCCCGGGCGGGCGTCTTCTGCGTCAACGTCCTCAGCGCGCGCCAGGCGGCGCTGTGCCGGGCCTTCGCGGTGAGCGGCGCGGACAAGTTCGCCGGCGTCGACCACGACCCGGCCCCGGTCTCGGGCGCCCCGCGGCTCGCCGGCGCGCTCGCCTGGATCGACTGCGCGATCCACGCCGTCCACACCGGCGGCGACCATCTGGTCGTCGTGGGCCGCGTGAACGCCCTCGGCACGGGCGAGGACGCGGACGAACCGCCCCTGCTGTTCCACAGGGGCCGGTTCCTGTGA
- a CDS encoding multicopper oxidase family protein, translating into MPALSRRGVLKSLPLAAGAVVSAGAAGPPAAAREAADPPFPEPETRSSSPDTGRLRTELNVRFTDLDIPGVGRVSTRTYEGAVPGPTLRVHPGDSLEITQVNALPANAGGAHEEMNVPHHFNSFNLHTHGLHVDPTGEADNVFRVFEPAAVRGAATAHVSRVDVPADHPAGTYWYHPHHHGSTATQVLSGMAGVLVVEGDVDEVPEIAAAREVVVCISELKVSGGRVPELTSNGVYDGIASTFLVNGVKNPVLTIAPGEIQRWRVVNAGALTAHFLSLAGQEMHQIACDGVTFMEPVATTGLTLPMGGRADILVRGGKPGTYQLTGGGPSQHLLTLVVTGAARSMPLPARLPGRPPELPEPTRTRTLTFRSYENVFSGAFPNAYRILGDGETPPAVSPGGRTDTAWGRYSSDHVNQRVRLGEVEEWTVVNDSHAHSHHPFHLHTNHFLLTAVDNRRLATPVWHDTVTVPPKGSVTFRLRAEDFTGRSMLHCHQLQHGDEGMMQIVEYVK; encoded by the coding sequence ATGCCAGCTCTGTCCCGTCGTGGCGTACTGAAAAGCCTGCCGCTCGCCGCCGGGGCGGTCGTGTCCGCGGGGGCGGCGGGTCCGCCCGCGGCCGCGCGGGAGGCGGCCGACCCGCCCTTCCCCGAGCCGGAGACGCGCAGCTCGTCGCCCGACACGGGACGGCTGCGGACCGAGCTGAACGTCCGGTTCACCGACCTGGACATCCCCGGCGTCGGGCGGGTGTCCACGCGCACCTACGAGGGCGCCGTGCCGGGGCCGACGCTGCGCGTGCACCCCGGGGACTCCCTGGAGATCACCCAGGTCAACGCGCTGCCGGCGAACGCCGGCGGGGCGCACGAGGAGATGAACGTCCCCCATCACTTCAACAGCTTCAACCTGCACACGCACGGCCTGCACGTGGACCCGACGGGCGAGGCGGACAACGTCTTCCGCGTCTTCGAGCCCGCCGCCGTCCGGGGCGCCGCCACCGCGCACGTCAGCCGCGTCGACGTGCCCGCCGACCATCCGGCGGGCACCTACTGGTACCACCCCCACCACCACGGATCCACCGCCACCCAGGTGCTGAGCGGCATGGCCGGCGTGCTCGTCGTCGAGGGGGACGTCGACGAGGTCCCCGAGATCGCCGCCGCCCGTGAGGTCGTCGTCTGCATCAGCGAACTCAAGGTGTCCGGCGGGCGGGTGCCGGAGCTGACCTCGAACGGCGTCTACGACGGCATCGCCTCGACGTTCCTGGTCAACGGCGTGAAAAACCCCGTGCTGACCATCGCGCCGGGAGAGATCCAGCGCTGGCGGGTCGTCAACGCCGGCGCGCTGACGGCGCACTTCCTCAGCCTCGCCGGACAGGAGATGCACCAGATCGCCTGCGACGGCGTCACCTTCATGGAACCCGTCGCGACCACCGGACTGACGCTGCCGATGGGCGGCCGGGCCGACATCCTCGTCCGGGGCGGCAAGCCCGGCACCTACCAGCTGACCGGCGGCGGCCCCTCCCAGCACCTGCTCACCCTCGTCGTCACCGGCGCCGCCCGCTCGATGCCGCTCCCGGCCCGTCTGCCCGGCCGGCCCCCCGAGCTGCCGGAGCCCACCCGCACCCGGACGCTGACCTTCCGCAGCTACGAGAACGTCTTCTCCGGCGCCTTCCCGAACGCCTACCGCATCCTGGGCGACGGCGAGACCCCGCCCGCCGTCTCACCGGGCGGCCGCACGGACACCGCCTGGGGCCGCTACTCGTCCGACCACGTCAACCAGCGGGTGCGGCTCGGCGAGGTGGAGGAGTGGACGGTCGTCAACGACTCGCACGCCCACAGCCACCACCCCTTCCACCTGCACACCAACCACTTCCTGCTGACCGCCGTGGACAACCGCCGGCTCGCCACGCCGGTCTGGCACGACACCGTCACCGTCCCGCCGAAGGGCTCGGTCACCTTCCGGCTGCGCGCCGAGGACTTCACCGGCCGCTCGATGCTGCACTGTCATCAGCTCCAGCACGGCGACGAAGGCATGATGCAGATCGTCGAGTACGTGAAGTGA
- a CDS encoding MFS transporter — translation MTQTTETPAAAGRPQQDGPSRPRVHRAWFVAAVTFVTIIGAAAFRSLPGLLIDPLHAEFGWSRGTIGAAVSVNLALYGLTAPFAAALMDRFGIRRVVAAALTVISVGSLLTVWMTAAWQLMLYWGLLVGLGSGSMALAFAATVTNRWFTERRGLVSGILTAASASGQLIFLPLLSWTVTRYDWRPAAVTVALAALAVVPFVWLLLRDHPADVGQKPYGAREFVPKPAPVPGAARRTLRVLASAVRTGPFWLLAGTFAICGASTNGLVQTHFVPAAHDHGMPVTAAASLLAVVGVFDVVGTIASGWFTDRFEARRLLAVYYALRGVSLLFLPMLLAPSVHPPMIFFIVFYGLDWVATVPPTLALCREHYGEDSAIVFGWVLASHQVGAALVAFLGGVARDAFGSYDVVWYGSGALCAAAALMALVIRRRPATTHGLPAPATA, via the coding sequence GTGACTCAGACAACCGAAACGCCCGCGGCGGCAGGGCGACCCCAGCAGGACGGACCGTCCCGCCCCCGTGTCCACCGGGCCTGGTTCGTCGCCGCCGTCACCTTCGTCACGATCATCGGAGCGGCCGCCTTCCGCTCGCTCCCCGGCCTGCTCATCGACCCCCTGCACGCGGAGTTCGGCTGGTCGCGCGGCACGATCGGGGCGGCCGTCTCGGTCAACCTGGCGCTGTACGGGCTGACCGCGCCCTTCGCGGCGGCGCTGATGGACCGCTTCGGCATCCGCCGCGTCGTCGCCGCGGCGCTGACCGTGATCTCCGTCGGCTCGCTGCTGACGGTGTGGATGACGGCCGCCTGGCAGCTGATGCTGTACTGGGGCCTGCTCGTGGGGCTCGGCTCGGGCTCGATGGCGCTCGCGTTCGCCGCGACGGTCACCAACCGGTGGTTCACCGAGCGGCGGGGCCTGGTCAGCGGGATCCTCACCGCGGCCTCCGCCTCCGGCCAGCTGATCTTCCTGCCGCTGCTGTCGTGGACGGTCACGCGCTACGACTGGCGACCGGCCGCGGTGACCGTCGCGCTGGCCGCGCTCGCCGTCGTCCCCTTCGTCTGGCTGCTGCTGCGGGACCATCCGGCCGACGTCGGCCAGAAGCCCTACGGCGCGCGGGAGTTCGTCCCCAAGCCCGCGCCGGTGCCGGGCGCCGCCCGCCGCACGCTGCGGGTGCTGGCCTCCGCGGTGCGCACGGGCCCCTTCTGGCTGCTGGCCGGCACCTTCGCCATCTGCGGCGCCTCGACGAACGGCCTCGTGCAGACCCACTTCGTACCGGCCGCCCACGACCACGGGATGCCGGTCACGGCGGCGGCCTCGCTGCTCGCCGTCGTCGGGGTGTTCGACGTGGTCGGCACCATCGCCTCCGGCTGGTTCACCGACCGTTTCGAGGCGCGCCGGCTCCTCGCGGTGTACTACGCGCTGCGCGGCGTCTCGCTGCTGTTCCTGCCCATGCTGCTGGCCCCTTCGGTCCACCCTCCGATGATCTTCTTCATCGTCTTCTACGGCCTGGACTGGGTGGCGACCGTGCCGCCCACCCTCGCGCTGTGCCGCGAGCACTACGGCGAGGACAGCGCGATCGTCTTCGGCTGGGTCCTGGCCTCGCACCAGGTGGGCGCGGCCCTGGTGGCCTTCCTGGGCGGCGTGGCCCGTGACGCGTTCGGCTCGTACGACGTGGTCTGGTACGGCTCCGGGGCGCTGTGCGCCGCCGCCGCGCTGATGGCGCTGGTCATCCGGCGCAGGCCCGCCACCACCCACGGCCTCCCGGCACCGGCCACTGCCTGA
- a CDS encoding class I SAM-dependent methyltransferase — protein sequence MSLAESWDRYAVGSEPRRSVNARGRTTWLNWTQYADHGPDEGVLGPLAGRRVLELGSGSGGNLAHLVTLGATGRGVDVAPAREAVATERWGRLPGLAFRTAEATAYLTETDETFDVILSIFGAVWFVEPDTLLPLIRSRMAPGGILAFSHLPPGGQRPGFGTAGLRHDHTPDEWTRMLTGHGFRDVRVSLIDPPAGRAVGTMLLRASAA from the coding sequence ATGTCATTGGCCGAGTCCTGGGACAGGTACGCCGTGGGAAGCGAGCCGCGCAGGTCCGTGAACGCCAGGGGGCGGACGACCTGGCTGAACTGGACCCAGTACGCCGATCACGGGCCGGACGAAGGCGTGCTGGGTCCGCTGGCCGGACGCAGGGTTCTGGAACTCGGCTCGGGGAGCGGTGGCAACCTTGCACACCTCGTGACGCTCGGGGCGACAGGCCGGGGGGTCGACGTCGCTCCCGCCCGCGAGGCGGTCGCGACGGAGCGCTGGGGCCGTCTGCCGGGCCTGGCGTTCCGTACGGCCGAGGCGACGGCGTACCTGACCGAGACGGACGAGACGTTCGACGTGATCCTCTCGATCTTCGGTGCCGTGTGGTTCGTCGAGCCGGACACCCTGCTCCCGCTGATCCGCTCCCGCATGGCGCCGGGCGGCATCCTGGCCTTCTCGCACCTGCCCCCGGGCGGTCAGCGGCCCGGCTTCGGCACAGCCGGACTGCGACACGACCACACCCCGGACGAGTGGACTCGCATGCTGACGGGCCACGGCTTCCGTGATGTGAGGGTGTCCCTCATCGATCCGCCGGCGGGCCGAGCCGTGGGCACGATGCTCCTCCGTGCCTCGGCGGCCTGA
- a CDS encoding glycine-rich domain-containing protein, with protein sequence MSTAVVIRDPKAYVTPDVWERQVALLLRNPENTRELAETKFGQAIAYLVTCGENPDLLMGPPKQVDEAWHSFMLDSIPYHHFTNRHFGRYIHHVPELPGAGVGGLCVTDGKVTRDGRDPKSGGPLVLEETIKAIKAAGFEIDPGLWGMESAADCNQCHAGCHDSPR encoded by the coding sequence ATGAGCACGGCAGTAGTGATCCGCGACCCGAAGGCATACGTCACGCCGGACGTCTGGGAGCGGCAGGTGGCCCTCCTCCTCCGCAACCCGGAGAACACGCGCGAACTGGCCGAGACCAAGTTCGGACAGGCCATCGCCTACCTGGTCACGTGCGGTGAGAACCCGGACCTTCTCATGGGTCCGCCCAAGCAGGTGGACGAGGCGTGGCACTCGTTCATGCTCGACTCGATCCCGTACCACCACTTCACCAACCGGCACTTCGGCCGGTACATCCACCACGTACCGGAGCTTCCGGGGGCGGGGGTCGGGGGTCTGTGCGTGACCGACGGCAAGGTAACGCGGGACGGGCGTGATCCCAAGAGCGGCGGCCCGCTCGTCCTGGAGGAGACGATCAAGGCCATCAAGGCGGCCGGGTTCGAGATCGACCCCGGCCTGTGGGGCATGGAGAGCGCGGCCGACTGCAACCAGTGCCACGCCGGGTGTCACGACTCGCCCAGGTAG